A genome region from Streptomyces xanthophaeus includes the following:
- a CDS encoding LacI family DNA-binding transcriptional regulator has translation MKDVASQAGVGLKTVSRVVNGEPGVTPETERRVQQAIEALGFRRNDSARVLRKGRTATVGLVLEDLADPFYGPLNRAVEEVARAHGALLINGSSAEDPDRERELALALCARRVDGLIVIPAGDDHRYLEPEMRAGVSTVFVDRPAGRIDADVVLSDSFGGARGGVAHLIAGGHRRIGFIGDQPRIHTVAERLRGYRAAMADAGLPVAESWISLGSTAPARVAAAAGAMLTGPDPVTAVFAGNNRVTVTVVRVLAAHGRPVALVGFDDFELADLLRPGVTVVAQDPAALGRVATDRLFQRLAGADLTPCRIELSTRLIPRGSGELPPAG, from the coding sequence ATGAAGGACGTGGCGTCCCAGGCGGGCGTCGGCCTGAAGACGGTGTCGCGCGTGGTCAACGGTGAGCCGGGGGTGACCCCCGAGACCGAACGACGGGTCCAGCAGGCCATCGAGGCCCTCGGCTTCCGCCGCAACGACAGTGCCCGCGTGCTGCGCAAGGGCCGTACCGCCACCGTGGGCCTGGTCCTGGAGGATCTCGCCGACCCCTTCTACGGCCCGCTGAACCGGGCGGTGGAGGAGGTGGCCCGCGCGCACGGGGCGCTGCTCATCAACGGCTCCAGCGCCGAGGATCCGGACCGGGAGCGGGAGTTGGCGCTCGCGCTGTGCGCCCGCCGGGTGGACGGGCTGATCGTGATCCCGGCCGGGGACGACCACCGTTACCTGGAGCCGGAGATGCGGGCCGGTGTGTCCACGGTGTTCGTGGACCGCCCGGCCGGGCGGATCGACGCGGACGTGGTGCTGTCGGACAGCTTCGGCGGTGCCCGGGGCGGGGTGGCCCACCTGATCGCGGGCGGCCACCGCCGGATCGGTTTCATCGGCGACCAGCCCCGCATCCACACGGTGGCGGAGCGCCTGCGCGGCTACCGCGCGGCGATGGCGGACGCGGGCCTGCCGGTGGCGGAATCCTGGATCTCGCTCGGGTCCACGGCTCCGGCACGGGTCGCGGCGGCGGCCGGGGCGATGCTCACGGGCCCGGACCCGGTGACCGCCGTCTTCGCGGGCAACAACCGCGTGACGGTGACCGTCGTACGGGTCCTCGCGGCGCACGGCCGGCCGGTGGCGCTGGTCGGCTTCGACGACTTCGAGCTGGCCGATCTGCTCCGTCCGGGGGTGACGGTGGTCGCCCAGGACCCGGCGGCCCTGGGCCGGGTGGCCACGGACCGCCTGTTCCAGCGCCTGGCGGGCGCGGACCTGACCCCGTGCCGCATCGAACTGTCGACCCGGCTGATCCCCCGCGGCTCGGGCGAACTCCCCCCGGCCGGCTGA
- a CDS encoding DUF6986 family protein produces the protein MGQQEKVATSLAGAVSEGISASLAPVDAELARHYPGDPGTRQPIHTVYVPGDVFAADTIRSWGDQALAALDEHAPDAATFAKVLGISDELAVPVYDRVRAKLLSEPVEDLRVDFEDGFGVRSDEEEDQAAARAARLVSEAFSNGTNAPYMGIRMKCMESNVRDRGIRTTDIFLSGLLEHGGLPEGLVLTLPKVTYAEQVSAFVKLLEAFETTRGLRPGRIGFEIQIETSQSIVASDGTATVARMIEASKGRATGLHYGTFDYSACVGVSAAYQSSDHPAADHAKAIMQVAAAGTGVRVSDGSTNVLPIGTTEHVHEAWKLHYGLTRRALARAYYQGWDMHPAHLPTRYAAVFTFYREGLEAAAARLKAYVAKIEGDVMDEPATAKALAGYLVRGLDCGAVGTDEVTALTGLTRAELDAFAIPRRSATLTATS, from the coding sequence ATGGGTCAGCAGGAGAAGGTGGCGACGAGCCTCGCAGGCGCGGTCAGCGAGGGCATCAGCGCCTCCCTCGCGCCGGTGGACGCGGAACTCGCGCGCCACTACCCGGGCGACCCCGGCACCCGGCAGCCCATCCACACGGTCTACGTACCCGGTGACGTCTTCGCCGCGGACACCATCCGTTCCTGGGGCGACCAGGCCCTCGCCGCGCTCGACGAGCACGCCCCGGACGCCGCCACCTTCGCCAAGGTGCTCGGCATCTCCGACGAGCTGGCCGTACCCGTCTACGACCGCGTCCGCGCCAAGCTGCTCAGCGAGCCCGTCGAGGACCTGCGCGTCGACTTCGAGGACGGCTTCGGCGTCCGCTCCGACGAGGAGGAGGACCAGGCCGCGGCCCGCGCCGCCCGCCTCGTGTCGGAGGCCTTCTCCAACGGCACCAACGCGCCGTACATGGGCATCCGCATGAAGTGCATGGAGTCCAACGTCCGCGACCGCGGCATCCGCACCACCGACATCTTCCTCTCCGGCCTGCTGGAGCACGGCGGCCTCCCCGAGGGCCTCGTCCTGACCCTCCCGAAGGTCACCTACGCCGAGCAGGTCAGCGCCTTCGTCAAGCTGCTGGAGGCCTTCGAGACCACCCGGGGCCTGCGCCCGGGCCGGATCGGCTTCGAGATCCAGATCGAGACCAGCCAGTCCATCGTCGCCTCCGACGGCACCGCCACCGTCGCCCGGATGATCGAGGCCTCCAAGGGCCGCGCCACCGGCCTGCACTACGGCACCTTCGACTACAGCGCCTGCGTCGGCGTCTCCGCCGCGTACCAGTCGAGCGACCACCCCGCCGCCGACCACGCTAAGGCGATCATGCAGGTCGCGGCCGCCGGCACCGGCGTACGCGTCTCCGACGGCTCGACCAACGTCCTGCCGATCGGCACCACCGAGCACGTCCACGAGGCCTGGAAGCTGCACTACGGCCTGACCCGCCGTGCCCTGGCCCGTGCCTACTACCAGGGCTGGGACATGCACCCGGCGCACCTGCCGACCCGCTACGCGGCCGTCTTCACCTTCTACCGCGAGGGCCTGGAGGCCGCCGCCGCGCGCCTGAAGGCGTACGTCGCCAAGATCGAGGGCGACGTCATGGACGAGCCGGCCACCGCCAAGGCCCTGGCCGGCTACCTGGTCCGCGGGCTCGACTGCGGCGCGGTGGGCACCGACGAGGTCACCGCCCTCACCGGCCTGACCCGCGCGGAACTGGACGCCTTCGCCATCCCGCGCCGCTCGGCGACGCTGACGGCGACCAGCTGA
- a CDS encoding TetR/AcrR family transcriptional regulator, producing the protein MRGLTHRAGDRRAAMPPGTTSAYYRTPAALLTALVTRPVHLDRAELQAAAERFPLLRTAGELVDGTALLTRRRLTGEGRRRSPARHACTVESVRDPELRKILVPRESAGRGAARLFLAGHVVCGAVFDRLVGGGDVPREALEGLVAAALRPAGRADQPVGTPASR; encoded by the coding sequence ATGCGCGGCCTGACCCACCGCGCGGGCGACCGCCGGGCGGCCATGCCGCCCGGCACCACGTCGGCGTACTACCGCACCCCGGCCGCGCTGCTCACGGCACTCGTGACCCGGCCCGTCCACCTCGACCGGGCGGAACTGCAGGCGGCGGCCGAGCGGTTCCCCCTCCTGCGCACCGCCGGGGAACTGGTGGACGGCACGGCGCTGCTCACCCGCCGCCGGCTCACCGGGGAGGGCCGCCGCCGCTCGCCCGCCCGGCACGCCTGCACCGTGGAGAGCGTGCGCGACCCGGAGCTGCGCAAGATCCTCGTACCGCGCGAGAGCGCCGGCCGCGGAGCCGCCCGGCTGTTCCTCGCCGGGCACGTCGTGTGCGGGGCGGTCTTCGACCGGCTGGTGGGCGGTGGCGACGTGCCGCGCGAGGCCCTCGAAGGCCTCGTCGCCGCCGCCCTGCGTCCGGCGGGACGGGCGGATCAGCCGGTGGGGACGCCCGCCTCCAGGTAG
- a CDS encoding dipeptidase, which produces MSQNPIAETIASLMPRAKQELTELVAFQSVADWAQFPKSESEAAANWVADALRVEGFQDVALLDTPDGTQSVYGFLPGPEGAPTVLLYAHYDVQPPLDDAAWTSPAFELTERDGRWYGRGAADCKGGFIMHLLALRALKANGGVPVSVKVIVEGSEEQGTGGLQQYAEAHPELLTADTIVIGDAGNFRLGLPTVTATLRGMCLVKVKIDTLGGNLHSGMFGGAAPDALAALIRVLDSLRAADGSTTVDGLASDEVWDGLQYPEADFRADAKVLDGVELIGEGTIADRLWARPAVTVLGIDCPPVVGATPSVHASAGALISLRVPPGVDTAAAVKLLQAHLEAHTPWKARLELEVVGQGQPFQADTDSPAYASMRTALEAAYPGQEMQISGMGGSIPLCNTLTSLYPDAEMLLIGLSEPEAQIHAVNESVSPQELERLSVAEALFLVNYAESKRA; this is translated from the coding sequence ATGTCCCAGAATCCGATCGCCGAGACCATCGCCTCGCTGATGCCCCGCGCCAAGCAGGAGCTGACCGAGCTGGTGGCCTTCCAGTCGGTGGCGGACTGGGCGCAGTTCCCCAAGAGCGAGAGCGAGGCCGCCGCGAACTGGGTGGCCGACGCCCTGCGCGTCGAGGGTTTCCAGGACGTGGCGCTGCTCGACACCCCCGACGGCACCCAGTCGGTCTACGGTTTCCTGCCCGGCCCCGAGGGCGCGCCGACCGTGCTGCTCTACGCGCACTACGACGTCCAGCCGCCGCTCGACGACGCGGCCTGGACCTCCCCCGCCTTCGAGCTGACCGAGCGCGACGGCCGCTGGTACGGGCGCGGCGCGGCCGACTGCAAGGGCGGCTTCATCATGCACCTGCTGGCGCTGCGCGCGCTGAAGGCCAACGGAGGTGTACCGGTAAGCGTGAAGGTGATCGTCGAGGGCTCGGAGGAGCAGGGCACCGGCGGCCTCCAGCAGTACGCCGAGGCGCACCCCGAGCTGCTGACCGCCGACACCATCGTCATCGGCGATGCGGGCAACTTCCGCCTCGGCCTGCCGACGGTGACGGCCACCCTGCGCGGTATGTGCCTGGTCAAGGTGAAGATCGACACGCTGGGCGGCAACCTGCACTCGGGCATGTTCGGCGGCGCCGCCCCCGACGCACTGGCCGCGCTGATCCGCGTACTCGACTCGCTGCGCGCGGCGGACGGCTCGACGACCGTGGACGGGCTGGCCTCGGACGAGGTGTGGGACGGCCTGCAGTACCCGGAGGCGGACTTCCGCGCCGACGCGAAGGTCCTGGACGGTGTCGAGCTCATCGGCGAGGGCACGATCGCGGACCGGCTGTGGGCCCGCCCGGCCGTCACGGTCCTCGGCATCGACTGCCCGCCGGTGGTCGGCGCAACGCCGTCGGTGCACGCGAGCGCCGGCGCCCTGATCAGCCTGCGGGTGCCGCCGGGCGTGGACACCGCTGCGGCCGTCAAGCTGCTGCAGGCCCACCTGGAGGCGCACACCCCGTGGAAGGCGCGCCTCGAGCTCGAGGTCGTCGGCCAGGGCCAGCCGTTCCAGGCGGACACCGACAGCCCGGCGTACGCGTCGATGCGCACGGCCCTGGAGGCCGCCTACCCCGGCCAGGAGATGCAGATCAGCGGCATGGGCGGGTCGATCCCGCTGTGCAACACGCTGACCTCCCTCTACCCGGACGCGGAGATGCTGCTGATCGGGCTGAGCGAGCCGGAGGCGCAGATCCACGCGGTCAACGAGAGCGTGTCGCCGCAGGAGCTGGAGCGCCTGTCGGTGGCGGAGGCCCTCTTCCTCGTCAACTACGCGGAGTCCAAGCGCGCCTGA
- a CDS encoding MBL fold metallo-hydrolase: MDLVEVLPNRLHMLRFPIGQAYLWQDGEALTLIDAGHAGSADGIEQAIRSLGLAPERLERIVLTHCHRDHVGAAGELAARRGARVLAHRLDAPVIRGELPVPEPVLLDWEVPLYAHGLTVPEAPPTPVDHELEDGEALGFGDGAYVVHAPGHTDGSIGIHLPRHGVLFTGDCVAAVGPPMLGVFNVDRARAIETFRRLASLAPSTACFGHGDPLTENTAEALAKAAQEAAASG, translated from the coding sequence ATGGATCTTGTCGAAGTGCTCCCGAACCGGCTCCACATGCTCCGCTTCCCCATCGGCCAGGCCTACCTCTGGCAGGACGGGGAGGCCCTCACCCTGATCGACGCGGGCCATGCCGGATCCGCCGACGGGATCGAGCAGGCGATACGTTCCCTCGGGCTGGCGCCCGAGCGGCTGGAACGGATCGTCCTCACCCACTGCCACCGCGACCACGTCGGGGCGGCGGGTGAGCTCGCCGCCCGCCGGGGCGCGCGGGTGCTGGCCCACCGTCTGGACGCACCGGTGATCCGGGGCGAGCTGCCCGTGCCCGAACCGGTGCTGCTGGACTGGGAGGTCCCGCTGTACGCGCACGGCCTGACGGTCCCCGAGGCCCCGCCCACCCCGGTCGACCACGAGCTGGAGGACGGGGAGGCGCTGGGCTTCGGGGACGGGGCGTACGTGGTGCACGCGCCGGGCCATACGGACGGCAGCATCGGGATCCACCTTCCGCGCCACGGCGTGCTGTTCACGGGGGACTGCGTGGCGGCCGTGGGTCCGCCGATGCTGGGCGTCTTCAACGTGGACCGCGCCCGGGCGATCGAGACCTTCCGGCGCCTGGCCTCGCTCGCCCCTTCGACCGCCTGCTTCGGGCACGGCGATCCGCTGACGGAGAACACGGCGGAGGCCCTCGCGAAGGCGGCGCAGGAGGCGGCCGCTTCCGGCTGA
- a CDS encoding PQQ-binding-like beta-propeller repeat protein — translation MDGQSTFGDELGRFAADLRRLRIERGNPSYRELGSRAVKTGVGGRLPVATLSDAFRGKRLPGLDKLMTLVRVLHSYDEYGRPTAAPPHTSPALDPWRQRWRALAAQQPSAPVRERGVRHPQGPPPAAAAASGPPSPPPEASPPSPPSPPSPPPEAYTRSHVLTSARNNIGVAFSPDGGLLAVMGEDGTVQLWDPVDGRPTGEIRTDASPFTFAFSPAGPRLAIGAEGFQGAVQLWDTESLTPVGPPMPCGSAIDVVAFTPDGRTLVAATDNEVVHLWDTRTGKPAGGPLVGHIGEVCALVCRPDGTLLAALSGRHSVRLWDLGAGASVGRPLGIAEGDLYAVAFSADGALLATAGQNGAQLWDTTTGLVHGPPLHPGHTVSGVAFSADGALLATTGADRTVRLWDPATGACAAPPLAAPTQRSELLDRLVFSPDGRTLASSGDGRTVVIYHRVPDLRSLADRALAAAFGERHALALPALSSGTGVPLYDVAFSPEGERVYARTQGREIMVWDPTTRAELPETRPLPEEGPCGLEFPLERGPAALWTWDGRDGPPSRPVSLVGRVTFTPDGRRAAWIGASGWVRLWNAVDGGLATVHLSPGADSATTLAYAPDGRMLAVAVHHRVEICHPDAARKVGPLLTGHRTSVRAVAFSPDSALLATADDRGMVRLWHTSGDHPVEGPVVDAHDSRVNDLAFAPDGRLLASAGADGTVRLWDAHAGVAALRLPLTGHTGAVRGVAFAPDGSLLAAAGEDGTLRLWMLPGPHTAAARPRWSGGGPLTP, via the coding sequence ATGGACGGGCAGAGCACCTTCGGGGACGAACTGGGCCGCTTCGCGGCGGACTTGCGCCGTCTGCGCATCGAGCGGGGCAATCCCTCGTACCGGGAGCTGGGATCGCGTGCGGTGAAGACCGGGGTGGGCGGGCGGCTGCCCGTCGCCACCCTGAGCGACGCCTTCCGGGGCAAGCGGCTGCCAGGGCTGGACAAGCTGATGACGTTGGTGCGGGTGCTGCACTCGTACGACGAGTACGGCCGCCCGACCGCCGCCCCTCCCCACACGTCCCCCGCGTTGGACCCCTGGCGGCAGCGCTGGCGGGCTCTCGCCGCTCAGCAGCCGTCCGCGCCGGTCCGGGAGCGCGGTGTCCGCCACCCACAGGGCCCGCCTCCCGCCGCAGCGGCCGCCTCCGGCCCGCCGTCCCCGCCGCCCGAGGCGTCCCCACCCTCCCCGCCCTCCCCGCCCTCCCCTCCGCCCGAGGCGTACACGAGGTCCCACGTACTGACCAGCGCGCGCAACAACATCGGGGTGGCGTTCTCCCCCGACGGCGGCCTCCTCGCCGTCATGGGCGAAGACGGAACGGTGCAGTTGTGGGACCCCGTCGACGGCCGCCCCACGGGCGAGATCAGGACCGACGCGTCCCCCTTCACGTTCGCCTTCTCCCCGGCCGGCCCCAGGCTGGCGATCGGGGCGGAGGGCTTCCAGGGCGCGGTGCAGCTCTGGGACACCGAAAGCCTCACCCCGGTGGGTCCGCCGATGCCCTGCGGCAGCGCCATCGACGTGGTCGCGTTCACCCCCGACGGCCGCACGCTCGTCGCGGCCACCGACAACGAGGTGGTCCATCTGTGGGACACCCGGACCGGTAAACCGGCGGGCGGTCCCCTCGTGGGTCACATCGGGGAGGTCTGCGCGCTGGTCTGCCGTCCCGACGGAACACTGCTCGCCGCCTTGTCGGGACGGCACTCGGTCCGCCTGTGGGACCTCGGGGCGGGCGCGAGCGTGGGGCGGCCGCTCGGCATCGCGGAGGGTGATCTGTACGCGGTCGCGTTCTCCGCCGACGGCGCTCTGCTGGCCACCGCCGGACAGAACGGGGCGCAGCTGTGGGACACCACCACGGGCCTCGTGCACGGCCCGCCCCTCCACCCCGGACACACGGTGTCGGGGGTGGCCTTCTCGGCCGACGGGGCCCTGCTGGCCACCACCGGCGCGGACCGCACGGTGCGCCTGTGGGATCCCGCCACCGGGGCCTGCGCCGCCCCGCCGCTGGCCGCGCCGACCCAGCGCTCCGAGCTGCTGGACCGGCTCGTCTTCTCGCCCGACGGACGCACCCTGGCGAGCTCGGGTGACGGTCGCACCGTGGTGATCTACCACCGCGTGCCGGATCTCCGCTCGCTCGCCGACCGGGCCCTGGCCGCGGCCTTCGGCGAGCGGCACGCCCTCGCGCTGCCGGCCCTGTCCTCCGGCACCGGGGTACCGCTGTACGACGTGGCGTTCTCGCCGGAGGGCGAGCGCGTGTACGCGCGCACCCAGGGCCGGGAGATCATGGTGTGGGACCCGACGACCCGCGCCGAGCTGCCCGAGACGCGGCCGCTGCCGGAGGAAGGGCCGTGCGGTCTGGAGTTCCCGCTGGAGCGCGGCCCCGCAGCCCTGTGGACGTGGGACGGGCGCGACGGCCCGCCGAGCCGCCCGGTCTCCCTGGTCGGACGGGTGACGTTCACCCCCGACGGCCGCAGGGCCGCCTGGATCGGCGCGTCGGGCTGGGTGCGGCTGTGGAACGCGGTCGACGGCGGCCTCGCGACCGTCCACCTTTCCCCCGGAGCGGACAGCGCGACGACGCTCGCGTACGCTCCCGACGGCCGGATGCTGGCCGTGGCCGTGCACCACCGGGTCGAGATCTGCCATCCGGACGCAGCCCGGAAGGTCGGTCCGCTACTGACCGGGCACCGGACCTCGGTCCGGGCCGTGGCGTTCTCCCCGGACAGCGCGCTGCTGGCCACCGCCGATGACCGCGGAATGGTACGCCTGTGGCACACGAGCGGTGATCACCCCGTCGAGGGCCCGGTCGTCGACGCCCACGACAGCCGGGTGAACGACCTCGCCTTCGCCCCCGACGGACGACTGCTCGCCAGCGCCGGTGCGGACGGCACCGTGCGGTTGTGGGACGCGCACGCGGGCGTTGCCGCCTTGCGCCTGCCGTTGACGGGGCACACCGGCGCCGTCCGGGGTGTCGCCTTCGCCCCGGACGGGAGCCTGCTCGCCGCCGCCGGGGAGGACGGCACCCTGCGGTTGTGGATGCTGCCGGGCCCGCACACGGCGGCGGCCCGGCCCCGGTGGTCCGGGGGCGGGCCGCTCACGCCGTGA
- a CDS encoding NUDIX hydrolase, protein MIVWINGTFSAGKTSTARELTGILPDSTLFDPEFIGDALRVLLPPKRLAEVTDYQDLPSWRRLVVDTAAAMLAELGGVLVVPMTLLRQEYRDEIFGGLAARRIPVRHVLLAPEETILRERIATRREPGDPAEVELRVRQWAYDHIPVYQQALGWLTGDAHVIDNGVLTPRETAERIAEAVRSETAKVCDIVQTPEPTRETVAAGVLLFDEQDRVLLVDPTYKAGWEFPGGVVEAGEAPAAAGVREVAEELGVVLERTPGLLVVDWESPQPPGYGGLRLLFDGGRLSDEAAARLRLPGPELRAWRFVTEAEAAGLLPQHRHERLRWALRARERGRPLYLEAGVPTG, encoded by the coding sequence GTGATTGTCTGGATCAACGGCACATTCAGCGCCGGAAAGACCAGCACGGCCCGCGAACTGACCGGAATCCTGCCGGACAGCACCCTGTTCGACCCGGAGTTCATCGGCGACGCCCTGCGCGTGCTGCTGCCGCCGAAACGACTGGCGGAGGTCACCGACTACCAGGACCTCCCGAGCTGGCGCCGGTTGGTGGTGGACACGGCCGCGGCGATGCTCGCCGAACTGGGCGGGGTGCTCGTCGTACCGATGACGCTGCTGCGCCAGGAGTACCGGGACGAGATCTTCGGCGGGCTGGCGGCTCGTCGGATCCCGGTGCGGCATGTGTTGCTGGCTCCTGAGGAAACGATCCTTCGGGAGCGGATCGCCACACGGCGGGAACCCGGGGACCCCGCGGAGGTCGAGCTCCGGGTCCGGCAGTGGGCGTACGACCACATCCCGGTCTACCAGCAGGCCCTCGGCTGGCTGACCGGCGACGCGCACGTCATCGACAACGGGGTGCTGACCCCGCGGGAGACGGCGGAGCGCATCGCCGAGGCCGTCCGCTCGGAGACGGCGAAGGTCTGCGACATCGTGCAGACCCCGGAGCCCACCCGGGAGACGGTTGCGGCCGGGGTGCTGCTCTTCGACGAGCAGGACCGGGTGCTGCTGGTGGATCCGACGTACAAGGCGGGCTGGGAGTTCCCGGGCGGAGTCGTCGAAGCGGGCGAGGCACCCGCGGCCGCGGGCGTACGGGAGGTCGCGGAGGAACTGGGCGTCGTACTGGAACGGACGCCCGGGCTGCTGGTGGTCGACTGGGAGTCGCCCCAGCCGCCCGGCTACGGCGGGCTGCGCCTGCTCTTCGACGGCGGCCGCCTCTCGGACGAGGCGGCGGCCCGGCTCCGGCTGCCCGGCCCGGAACTGCGGGCCTGGCGCTTCGTCACGGAGGCCGAGGCCGCCGGTCTGCTCCCGCAGCACCGCCACGAACGCCTGCGCTGGGCCCTGCGCGCCCGCGAACGCGGCCGCCCCCTCTACCTGGAGGCGGGCGTCCCCACCGGCTGA
- a CDS encoding serine/threonine-protein kinase, giving the protein MRGALLEGRYRLERRLGAGGMGEVWQARDLRLDREVAVKVISRGVAGDHLLEERFRKEARTAAGLTHPRIVTVHDHGEVEVEGSPVLFLVMELVRGRPLTAVLRDHRSGVDPAAVVRWAVQICEGLAAAHRAGVVHRDIKPANIMVHGPAEADVTICDFGIARFAEETGTGLTATGAAIGTPTYMSPEQARGDRRIDGRSDLYSLGCMLYELLAGRPPFTGSGLSVLSQHLTGEPAPIRDLRPGVPEELERLVLELLAKEPSSRPADAQQVIDRLRKGAAGARSRSRSRTVADPAPGRDTETALGTDAPPAGPDVRAGTRHPIPASSVPGTRPRLLWGSLLAAAGVYTQLVVLGEWGSLTLRTLGAALLACLLAFLVSRSSADVTEEESRGVAAALTAGVLIGVLLLFWPPAPWWVGVLVLLLSGFVLLFLSHFVRGVVGAVARRDPWVAWLGTEAGLFNAVVFAGILAADGRAVYAAVGWGLAVWPAAALVTAVFVPRLQEAQAPA; this is encoded by the coding sequence ATGCGGGGCGCGTTACTGGAGGGGCGTTACCGGCTGGAGCGCAGGCTCGGGGCCGGTGGGATGGGCGAGGTGTGGCAGGCCCGGGACCTGCGGCTCGACCGGGAGGTCGCGGTCAAGGTGATCTCCCGGGGCGTGGCCGGTGACCACCTCCTGGAGGAGCGGTTCCGCAAAGAGGCCCGCACGGCCGCGGGCCTGACCCATCCCCGGATCGTGACCGTCCACGACCACGGCGAGGTCGAGGTCGAGGGCAGCCCGGTGCTCTTCCTCGTGATGGAGCTGGTGCGGGGGCGGCCCCTGACCGCCGTCCTGCGCGACCACCGCTCGGGGGTGGACCCCGCCGCCGTGGTCCGGTGGGCGGTCCAGATCTGCGAGGGCCTGGCCGCAGCACACCGGGCCGGTGTGGTTCACCGGGACATCAAGCCGGCCAACATCATGGTCCACGGGCCCGCCGAGGCCGACGTCACCATCTGCGACTTCGGTATCGCCCGCTTCGCGGAGGAGACCGGGACCGGTCTGACGGCCACCGGCGCGGCCATCGGCACGCCGACCTACATGTCCCCGGAGCAGGCGCGCGGCGACCGTCGCATCGACGGCCGCAGCGACCTGTACTCCCTCGGCTGCATGCTGTACGAACTGCTGGCCGGCCGGCCGCCGTTCACCGGCTCCGGGCTGTCGGTGCTCTCGCAGCACCTCACCGGTGAGCCCGCCCCGATCAGGGACCTCCGGCCCGGGGTGCCCGAGGAGCTGGAGCGGCTGGTGCTGGAGCTGCTGGCCAAGGAGCCCTCGTCGCGGCCGGCCGATGCGCAGCAGGTGATCGACCGGTTGCGCAAGGGGGCGGCCGGTGCCCGTTCCCGGTCCCGCTCCCGGACGGTCGCCGATCCGGCGCCCGGGCGCGACACCGAGACCGCCCTGGGAACCGATGCGCCTCCGGCCGGCCCCGACGTGCGCGCCGGGACCCGCCACCCGATCCCGGCTTCGTCGGTACCCGGTACCCGGCCCAGGCTCCTGTGGGGCTCGCTGCTCGCCGCCGCCGGGGTGTACACCCAGCTCGTCGTCCTCGGCGAATGGGGCTCGCTGACCCTCCGGACGCTCGGTGCCGCACTGCTCGCCTGCCTGCTGGCGTTCCTCGTCTCCAGGAGTTCCGCCGACGTGACCGAGGAGGAGAGCCGGGGGGTCGCGGCGGCGCTGACGGCCGGTGTACTCATCGGTGTGCTGCTGCTGTTCTGGCCGCCGGCCCCGTGGTGGGTGGGGGTGCTGGTCCTGCTCCTGTCGGGGTTCGTGCTGCTGTTCCTGTCCCACTTCGTCCGAGGGGTGGTGGGCGCGGTGGCCCGGCGGGACCCCTGGGTGGCCTGGCTCGGTACGGAGGCCGGTCTGTTCAACGCCGTGGTGTTCGCCGGCATCCTGGCGGCCGACGGCAGAGCCGTCTACGCGGCTGTGGGCTGGGGGCTGGCGGTGTGGCCGGCCGCAGCCCTCGTCACGGCCGTCTTCGTTCCCCGCCTGCAGGAGGCGCAGGCCCCGGCCTGA